From the genome of Bombus pascuorum chromosome 2, iyBomPasc1.1, whole genome shotgun sequence, one region includes:
- the LOC132904611 gene encoding non-homologous end-joining factor 1-like: MISDEYKQHNTWNNIKINNDIYMVSVTQKDDIIKVFLTNLIEIWIDTLTKEIILDRCRKLNRLLNIEALDYNDIILNTLNDMSKYIINATVEHIELQVQVERCLMKFELNLTKGTSEDFWDFITKPLCISSMEIIHQHKFLLDLIRRKDEEIAEYKAEGAKLIRKNIETKPFKDEQFKITISNPNIIDCKNAFQSMVKFYNKLNLYKRSTIPRESTSSSRINDADDNSMCKHEDTFIQKSTEPIHSEKKQQGEDTTSKNKTGTTNMIHRPKKIKKEPEHLPEMLPRRENKKIKRKRCRQCTVNGLRKETNYYCSGCRDNPGLCLGKCFKEYHKLS; the protein is encoded by the exons atGATTTCTGATGAATATAAACAACACAATACATggaataacataaaaataaataatgatatttacaTGGTTTCTGTTACACAAAAAGATGACATAATTAAAGTTTTCCTAACTAATCTTATTGAAATATGGATTGACACATTgacaaaagaaattattttggaTAGATGTCGG AAGTTAAATCgacttttaaatattgaagCTCTTGATTATAATgacattatattaaatactttgaatgATAtgtcaaaatatattatcaatgCAACTGTGGAACATATCGAGTTGCAAGTTCAAGTAGAACGttgtttaatgaaatttgaactAAATTTAACAAAAGGAACATCAGAAGATTTTTGGGATTTTATAACTAAACCTCTATGTATATCATCAATGGAAATTATTCATCAGCACAAGTTTCTTTTAGATTTAATAAGAAGGAAAGATGAAGAAATTGCTGAATATAAAGCAGAAGGtgcaaaattaataagaa agaatattgaaacaaaaccTTTTAAAGATGAACAATTCAAAATAACTATTTCTAATCCAAATATTATTGATTGCAAAAATGCATTCCAAAGCATGGTGAAGTTTTATAACAaacttaatttatacaaacgtAGTACAATTCCTAGAGAATCTACAAG CAGTAGCAGAATTAATGATGCTGATGATAACAGTATGTGTAAACATGAGGATACTTTTATACAAAAGAGCACAGAACCTATACATTCTGAAAAAAAACAGCAAGGCGAAGATACAACTAGCAAGAATAAAACTGGAACCACAAATATGATACATAGGcctaaaaagataaaaaaag AACCTGAACATCTACCTGAAATGTTACCCAgacgagaaaataaaaagataaaacggAAAAGGTGTCGACAATGCACCGTCAATGGTTTACGGAAAGAAACTAATTACTATTGTTCTGGCTGTAGAGATAATCCTGGTTTGTGTTTAGGCAAATGTTTTAAGGAATATCATAAACTTTCAtga
- the LOC132904584 gene encoding uncharacterized protein LOC132904584, with amino-acid sequence MDVSTNHQRYKHYTCLCFSVMGQRRFRVSMGVLIASPEAGDASVNIIPQMKKHSTISGEPATSFISTIPERNATNQTALMGVSNYNSTNSMNKDAYRHTVLMENNVFDKMCNSTINDSCQFPYYRSNRSDSKCPDAVLVKDVGVSCMLLNQNTFEIQFPQTKTLIKHLKKEYNDLTDIANRITTYTKDILNHLPKKNQRKHQLLKNLADSKHAIASQYVDSKGNLCLKLRLFSNAETQCMTEQVVKDFDDTLCKSKYITKELHSKNCNYYNHFVTTLNKNKSFMHMYVAKIQILDKGHLTLEERNMKSKYELDTSIQRRNAETNTPNSTSSSISSIYNHLMMRKKKTSNESSTPKLKKRDDIHKYGMIEKFSDDKHYTNQLKSKNHSPVIFTNWKEISKSKQSKNKTLSIFSYESQMANAKNKIKQGEFINYNTVNNISNTKFHTVNIRIVKKSKKNV; translated from the exons ATGGATGTTTCTACAAACCATCAGAGATACAAACATTACACATGCCTGTGTTTTTCAGTAATGGGACAAAGAAGATTTAGAGTTTCG ATGGGTGTCCTTATTGCTTCTCCGGAAGCAGGAGATGCATCAGTTAACATTATACCGCAAATGAAGAAACATTCTACTATTTCTGGAGAACCTGCTACCAGTTTCATTTCCACAATACCAGAAAGAAATGCTACTAATCAAACTGCTCTAATGGGTGTATCGAATTATAATTCCACTAATAGTATGAATAAAGATGCATACAGACACACagttttaatggaaaataatgtttttgATAAGATGTGCAATTCTACAATTAATGATAGCTGCCAGTTTCCCTATTATAG GAGCAATAGAAGCGATAGCAAATGCCCTGATGCAGTTTTGGTAAAAGATGTAGGTGTATCGTGTATGCTTTTAAACCAAAATACatttgaaatacaatttcctCAAACAAAAACTCTGATTAAGCATCTTAAGAAAGAATACAATGATTTAACTGATATTGCAAATAGAATAACTACATAtacaaaagatatattaaatcatttaccaaagaaaaatcaaagaaagCATCAGCTTCTTAAAAATTTG gcAGATTCAAAACATGCAATAGCATCTCAGTATGTAGATAGTAAAGGTAATCTCTGTTTAAAATTGAGACTTTTTAGTAATGCCGAAACCCAGTGTATGACTGAGCAAGTTGTTAAGGATTTTGACGATACATTATGCAAAAGCAAATATATTACGAAGGAATTGCacagtaaaaattgtaattattacaatCATTTTGTAACaactttaaacaaaaataaaagttttatgcatatgtatgtagCAAAAATACAAATCTTGGATAAAGGTCATCTAACACTTGAAGagagaaatatgaaatcaaAATACGAACTAGACACGTCTATTCAGCGAAGGAATGCGGAAACAAATACTCCAAATTCAACATCATCTagtatttcttcaatttataatcatttaatgatgagaaagaaaaaaacatcAAATGAATCGTCAACTCCCAAATTAAAAAAACGTGATGACATACATAAATATGGCATGATCGAAAAATTTAGTGATGATAAACACTATACAAATCAGTTAAAATCAAAAAACCATAGTCCAGTAATATTTACTAattggaaagaaatttcaaaatcgaaacaatccaaaaataaaacattgtcTATTTTTTCTTATGAATCACAAATG GCTAACgcgaaaaacaaaattaaacagGGAGAATTTATTAACTATAACACAGTTAACAATATATCGAATACAAAGTTTCATACAGTTAATATCcgaattgtaaaaaaaagtaaaaaaaatgtataa
- the LOC132904613 gene encoding leucine-rich melanocyte differentiation-associated protein-like, translated as MAERSQQDFNRSALTVRCGRAWYTGQRAEKIPGGLVGVVGNDCTSLDLSYNELTSISSVKHFCRLQELILDNNKLRDLKTLPCIPSLTTLSLNNNKITDIDHSLRRIQECCPNVVYVSLLGNPGCPDQLTNPTSTDDEDYNRYRLYAIYVLPSTLRFLDSRPVTRHERNDAERRGKFSRTVKLAPELLPKFRPNQMEDFDDIFFNVHYTPLPRSIRDPLDHKGAFGKCKYRYSGKNSEGNRFISNNDL; from the exons ATGGCGGAACGGAGCCAACAAGATTTTAATAGGAGTGCATTGACAGTACGATGTGGGCGG GCTTGGTATACGGGACAACGAGCAGAAAAGATACCCGGAGGATTAGTGGGTGTCGTTGGTAATGATTGTACGAGTTTAGATTTGTCATATAATGAACTAACCTCTATCAGCTCTGTTAAACACTTCTGCAGACTACAGGAATTGATACTCGACAATAATAAACTGCGGGACCTAAAGACATTACCTTGTATACCAAGTTTGACCACACTCAGTTTAAACAATAACAAG ataaCAGACATAGACCATTCGTTAAGAAGGATACAAGAATGTTGTCCAAATGTGGTGTATGTGAGCCTGCTTGGCAATCCAGGATGTCCCGATCAGTTGACTAACCCAACATCAACGGACGACGAGGATTATAATCGTTACAGGCTGTACGCGATATACGTATTACCTTCGACTCTTCGCTTTCTTGATTCACGTCCCGTAACGCGACATGAACGAAACGATGCCGAAAGACGAGGAAAATTCTCAAGGACTGTGAAATTGGCCCCAGAATTGTTACCGAAATTTCGTCCGAATCAGATGGAAGACTTCGACGATATCTTCTTTAATGTTCATTATACGCCTTTGCCAAGGTCAATTCGCGATCCTCTTGATCACAAAG GAGCATTTGGAAAGTGTAAATACCGCTACTCAGGAAAAAATTCGGAAGGAAATCggtttatttcaaataacgaTCTTTGA